One window from the genome of Leucobacter aridicollis encodes:
- the tmk gene encoding dTMP kinase: MFITLEGGDSVGKTTQAALLDAWLTGEGREVVRTREPGGTPLGVEVRRLLLHGGDEIGAVDPRAEALLYAADRAQHIAKVVRPAIERGAVVVQDRYIDSSLAYQGAGRVLDVDEVRRISEWAVGGLWPDVTVLFDLAPEIAAARRSSREDDRLESERQEFHVAVREAYHQLAAASPERFLVVDASGTPDEIHAVVRARVAQRLAAA; encoded by the coding sequence GTGTTCATTACCCTCGAAGGCGGGGATAGCGTCGGCAAGACGACGCAGGCGGCGCTGCTCGACGCGTGGCTGACAGGCGAGGGCCGTGAGGTCGTGCGCACCCGGGAACCCGGCGGCACGCCGCTCGGAGTCGAAGTGCGCCGGCTGCTGCTGCACGGCGGCGACGAGATCGGCGCGGTCGATCCGCGCGCCGAGGCGCTGCTCTACGCGGCGGACCGCGCACAGCACATCGCGAAGGTCGTTCGGCCCGCGATCGAGCGGGGTGCGGTCGTCGTGCAGGATCGGTACATCGACTCCTCCCTCGCATACCAGGGCGCCGGCCGTGTGCTCGATGTTGATGAGGTTCGCCGCATCAGCGAGTGGGCGGTCGGGGGGCTGTGGCCAGACGTCACGGTACTGTTCGATCTCGCGCCCGAGATCGCGGCTGCCAGACGCTCGTCGCGCGAGGACGACAGGCTTGAGTCGGAGCGGCAGGAGTTCCATGTCGCGGTCCGCGAGGCGTATCACCAGCTGGCTGCGGCATCGCCGGAGCGTTTCCTGGTGGTCGACGCCTCGGGAACCCCAGACGAGATCCACGCCGTCGTTCGCGCCCGGGTCGCGCAGCGCCTCGCCGCCGCCTGA
- a CDS encoding glutamyl-tRNA reductase: protein MLLSLSFSLERAPFELLEALSKRSEDIAAGLDDPTLTVGSVVLATCNRFEVYAETGQGRPEPVLARIAAASGIEVAELAAAASSATDHDTAAHLFAVAAGLQSAVVGESEIAGQVRRAHDDARARGTLTHDLEHLFRTATRTSREVGHRTDIRSAGRSLVRLALRMAEARVADWGSARVLLIGTGAYAGATVAALRARGAGTIRVYSPSGRAETYAAEHDLVVVPQGGLAEALNAADVVIACTRAEEPVLTAELLRQEAAASNERLLIDLGMPRNIEHAVAELPGIELLDLETVSKHAPVEELSTAAEAHEIVRQAADEFSASRAERDALPALLALRKHVMGILEDELCRARTASQATAAAGSSVGPGLPASTASATVAGSVAGARADTGVDSGTAGSDASFVTADYEAALRRFTGKLLHTPMTRIRTLGREGRVPAAAEALETLFGIETEAGGHTHAE from the coding sequence ATGCTTCTTTCCCTTTCTTTCAGCCTCGAACGCGCGCCGTTCGAGCTCCTTGAGGCCCTCTCCAAGCGCTCCGAGGACATCGCGGCGGGGCTCGACGACCCCACGCTCACCGTTGGATCTGTCGTGCTCGCGACGTGCAACCGCTTCGAGGTGTACGCCGAGACGGGCCAAGGCAGGCCGGAGCCTGTGCTCGCGCGCATCGCTGCGGCCTCGGGAATCGAAGTTGCAGAACTTGCGGCCGCCGCAAGCAGCGCCACCGATCACGACACCGCGGCGCACCTCTTCGCCGTCGCCGCCGGCCTGCAGTCGGCGGTTGTCGGCGAGAGCGAGATCGCGGGCCAGGTGAGGCGGGCTCACGATGACGCGCGGGCCCGCGGCACGCTCACCCACGACCTCGAGCATCTCTTTCGCACCGCGACACGCACCTCACGCGAGGTGGGGCACCGCACCGACATCCGCTCGGCTGGCAGGTCGCTCGTACGCCTCGCGCTGCGGATGGCGGAGGCCCGCGTGGCCGACTGGGGCTCCGCACGCGTGCTGCTCATCGGCACTGGCGCCTACGCCGGCGCAACTGTGGCCGCGCTGCGGGCGCGCGGGGCCGGCACTATTCGGGTGTACTCCCCCTCGGGCAGAGCCGAGACCTACGCCGCAGAGCACGACCTCGTCGTCGTACCCCAGGGCGGACTCGCGGAGGCGCTCAACGCCGCCGACGTCGTCATCGCTTGCACCCGCGCGGAGGAGCCCGTGCTCACGGCCGAGCTGCTGCGACAAGAAGCGGCCGCATCGAACGAGCGACTGCTCATCGACCTCGGGATGCCCCGGAACATCGAGCACGCAGTCGCCGAGCTCCCTGGGATCGAACTGCTCGACCTCGAGACGGTCTCAAAGCATGCCCCCGTCGAAGAGCTCAGCACCGCCGCCGAGGCCCACGAGATCGTGCGGCAGGCCGCCGACGAGTTCTCCGCTTCCCGGGCTGAACGGGACGCGCTGCCCGCGCTGCTCGCCCTCCGCAAGCACGTCATGGGCATCCTTGAAGACGAGCTCTGCCGGGCCCGGACCGCCTCGCAGGCGACTGCCGCTGCGGGGTCGAGCGTTGGCCCAGGATTGCCCGCGAGCACGGCCTCCGCCACTGTCGCCGGTTCAGTCGCTGGTGCGCGTGCGGATACTGGCGTGGACTCCGGCACTGCCGGCTCCGATGCTTCCTTCGTCACGGCCGACTACGAGGCCGCGCTGCGAAGGTTCACCGGCAAGCTGCTGCACACGCCAATGACGCGGATCCGCACACTTGGGCGTGAGGGCCGAGTGCCTGCCGCTGCCGAGGCGCTCGAGACGCTCTTCGGCATCGAAACTGAGGCCGGCGGCCACACTCACGCGGAATGA
- the hemE gene encoding uroporphyrinogen decarboxylase: protein MKLLSETHPLVTGRTSNSPLVRALRAERPERVPVWFMRQAGRSLPEYRALRSEHRMLDACLNPELASEITLQPVRRHGVDAAVFFSDIVVPLLLAGVDVDLVAGVGPVFAEPVRTAEDVARCRAEYTPERLREALEPIREAVGLTVAELGETPLIGFAGAPFTLAAYLVEGRPSREHLRARTLMQSDPETWRELLAWTAELSAVFLEAQIEAGASAVQLFDSWAGSLSAAAYRDHVAPASRQALRLARELAYPHPWEAGAQARVPVIHFAVGSGHLLEELTALDPDAVGVDWRTPLDEASARLGGRMPLQGNIDPAFLGAPAAALEAHVADVLERGEHAPAHILNLGHGVPPETDPDVLTRIVQLAHAR from the coding sequence ATGAAACTTCTCAGTGAAACCCACCCACTCGTCACCGGGCGTACAAGCAACTCCCCACTTGTTCGGGCCCTCCGCGCCGAGCGGCCCGAACGCGTGCCAGTCTGGTTCATGCGTCAGGCAGGGCGCTCGCTGCCCGAATACCGCGCGCTCCGCTCCGAGCATCGTATGCTCGACGCCTGTTTGAACCCCGAACTTGCGAGCGAGATCACGCTGCAGCCTGTGCGCCGGCACGGCGTCGATGCCGCGGTGTTCTTCAGTGACATTGTGGTTCCGCTGCTGCTCGCGGGCGTCGACGTCGACCTTGTCGCCGGCGTCGGGCCCGTCTTTGCGGAACCCGTGCGTACCGCCGAGGATGTGGCGCGGTGCCGCGCCGAGTACACTCCCGAGCGGCTCCGAGAGGCACTCGAGCCGATCCGCGAGGCCGTCGGTCTGACGGTCGCAGAGCTCGGTGAGACCCCGCTCATCGGTTTCGCGGGCGCCCCCTTCACGCTCGCCGCGTACCTCGTCGAGGGGCGGCCGTCGCGCGAACACCTCCGTGCGCGAACGCTCATGCAGTCCGATCCGGAGACCTGGCGGGAGCTGCTCGCGTGGACTGCTGAGCTCAGCGCCGTGTTTCTCGAAGCGCAGATCGAGGCCGGGGCAAGCGCCGTGCAGCTCTTCGACTCGTGGGCCGGTTCCCTGAGCGCCGCCGCGTACAGGGATCACGTCGCACCCGCGTCGAGGCAGGCGCTTCGGCTCGCGCGAGAGCTCGCATACCCGCATCCGTGGGAAGCCGGGGCGCAGGCGCGTGTCCCTGTCATCCACTTCGCTGTCGGCTCCGGGCACCTGCTCGAGGAACTCACGGCGCTGGATCCAGATGCCGTCGGCGTCGACTGGCGCACGCCGCTGGACGAGGCGAGCGCGCGCCTCGGCGGCAGGATGCCGCTGCAGGGCAACATCGATCCAGCTTTCCTCGGAGCTCCCGCTGCCGCGCTCGAGGCCCATGTGGCAGACGTCTTGGAGCGCGGGGAGCACGCCCCAGCCCACATCCTGAATCTCGGGCACGGGGTGCCGCCCGAGACCGACCCCGATGTGCTCACCCGCATCGTGCAGCTCGCGCATGCACGGTAG
- the hemG gene encoding protoporphyrinogen oxidase: protein MHGSTLREPRVAVVGGGVSGLVAARELARAGAAVTVIERDEHLGGRVRGAALCGAPFDVGAEAFATRAGAVEELVSDLGLTTHIVHPARLGSWVVTAEGARPLPPGGAVGIPVRPLAAEARAHLGLRGAVRAAVEPLLRRDRAGSAASDAPETLGALVRRRLGERVLDSLVRPIALGVYSTDPDRLELSAVPGLAAAYARTGSLVRAARQLRDASAHAGGAVAALAGGMTALTGALVADVRDRGVEIRTGTRVVELTRGVSEHPAAPGRRSEPQWMLRDSVGKTILRCDAVLLAVPESVAATLLAERTPPPREHDIEVVALAVADTRLDAAPRGTGALVADGAGIAAKALTHVTAKWPDRAATVPAGTHVLRLSYGRAGVAPETAGLSDTETLGLACRDASLILGVPIDSAAVRDWVRQPWIVGAPPGPTPRLLPPPGVDVAGDWVSGTGLASVVPGARAAAARLLTHLSPMNESSVSSA from the coding sequence ATGCACGGTAGCACCCTTCGCGAGCCGCGGGTTGCCGTCGTCGGCGGAGGGGTCTCGGGGCTCGTCGCCGCACGCGAGCTCGCGCGCGCGGGAGCGGCCGTCACGGTCATCGAGCGCGACGAGCACCTCGGGGGGAGGGTGCGCGGCGCGGCGCTCTGCGGCGCGCCGTTCGACGTCGGCGCCGAGGCATTCGCAACCCGTGCGGGAGCCGTCGAGGAGCTCGTCTCCGACCTCGGGCTCACCACGCACATCGTGCATCCGGCCCGGCTCGGCTCGTGGGTGGTGACCGCCGAGGGTGCTCGACCGCTTCCTCCGGGCGGCGCAGTCGGGATCCCCGTGCGGCCCCTCGCCGCGGAGGCCCGCGCCCACCTCGGGCTTCGCGGGGCCGTTCGCGCCGCGGTGGAGCCGCTGTTGCGCCGTGACCGCGCGGGTTCCGCGGCGTCTGACGCGCCCGAGACGCTCGGCGCGCTCGTCAGGCGCCGCCTCGGGGAACGCGTGCTCGACAGTCTCGTGCGCCCAATCGCCCTCGGCGTCTATTCGACGGATCCAGATCGGCTCGAGCTGTCGGCAGTGCCAGGGCTCGCCGCCGCCTACGCCCGCACGGGCTCGCTCGTGCGCGCGGCCCGCCAGCTGCGCGACGCAAGCGCTCACGCGGGGGGAGCGGTTGCCGCGCTCGCCGGTGGGATGACGGCGCTCACTGGCGCGCTCGTTGCAGACGTTAGAGACCGCGGTGTCGAGATCCGCACGGGCACTCGAGTTGTCGAGCTCACGCGCGGTGTCTCGGAGCATCCCGCTGCACCGGGTCGGCGCTCGGAGCCGCAGTGGATGCTGCGCGACAGTGTAGGCAAAACGATCCTCCGCTGCGACGCTGTGCTCCTCGCGGTCCCCGAGTCTGTCGCCGCGACACTGCTCGCCGAGCGCACGCCGCCCCCACGCGAGCACGATATCGAGGTCGTCGCGCTCGCGGTCGCAGACACACGACTTGATGCCGCCCCGCGAGGTACCGGCGCGCTCGTCGCCGACGGCGCCGGCATCGCGGCGAAAGCGCTCACTCACGTGACCGCGAAGTGGCCGGATCGGGCTGCGACAGTACCGGCTGGAACCCACGTGCTCAGGCTCTCCTACGGTCGCGCTGGCGTGGCCCCTGAGACGGCTGGTCTCTCCGATACAGAGACGCTTGGACTCGCGTGCCGCGACGCCTCGCTGATCCTCGGCGTGCCGATTGACAGCGCCGCTGTGCGCGACTGGGTGCGCCAGCCGTGGATCGTCGGCGCACCGCCCGGGCCGACCCCGCGGCTCCTCCCGCCCCCTGGTGTCGACGTTGCCGGCGATTGGGTCAGCGGTACGGGGCTCGCCTCCGTGGTTCCCGGCGCCCGCGCAGCCGCCGCCCGACTCCTCACACACCTCTCACCCATGAACGAAAGCTCGGTATCGTCAGCATGA
- the hemC gene encoding hydroxymethylbilane synthase: MTVTSLTTPPTAAGGEAPSVVEPGAVSRADGAVAASSGLLRIGTRGSALAVSQTTTVAEAIARATGVDVVLVIITTHGDVSRAPLAQLGGTGVFVSALREALVAGECDLAVHSLKDLPTGPCDGIALGAVPARADPRDALCARAGMTLETLPVGARVGTGSPRRAAQLLARRPDLQVSDIRGNVDTRLARISDDLDAVVLAAAGLDRIGRSDAISERFSLETAPPAPGQGALAIEVRDGDTDLPVMRRALAALNDPRARAEAIAERALLGTLEAGCAAPIGATAAITDDTLTLSATVYRLDGSEQLTATASAPWEPGMRDDEAPTEVGRRVARELLDRGAERLAPLGGTR, encoded by the coding sequence ATGACCGTCACTTCTCTCACCACACCGCCAACGGCAGCGGGCGGCGAGGCCCCCAGCGTCGTGGAGCCTGGAGCCGTCAGCCGCGCCGACGGCGCAGTCGCAGCGTCGTCTGGGCTCCTGCGCATCGGCACCCGAGGGAGTGCGCTCGCAGTGTCGCAGACAACGACCGTTGCCGAGGCGATCGCGCGGGCGACTGGGGTCGATGTGGTGCTCGTCATCATCACGACCCACGGCGACGTGTCGCGGGCCCCGCTCGCTCAGCTCGGTGGCACCGGCGTCTTCGTGAGCGCGCTGCGCGAGGCGCTCGTCGCTGGTGAGTGCGACCTCGCGGTGCACTCATTGAAGGATCTGCCCACCGGCCCGTGCGACGGGATCGCGCTCGGGGCGGTCCCGGCTCGCGCAGATCCCAGGGACGCGCTCTGCGCGCGCGCTGGCATGACGCTCGAGACGCTGCCTGTCGGAGCGAGGGTCGGCACAGGATCCCCGAGGCGCGCCGCGCAGCTCCTCGCACGACGGCCAGACCTTCAGGTCTCGGACATCCGCGGCAATGTCGACACCCGGCTCGCCAGGATCTCAGATGACCTCGATGCAGTCGTGCTCGCCGCGGCGGGACTCGACAGGATCGGCCGAAGCGACGCCATCTCTGAGCGGTTCTCACTTGAAACAGCGCCGCCAGCACCGGGCCAGGGCGCTCTCGCGATAGAAGTGCGCGACGGCGACACCGATCTTCCAGTGATGCGCCGGGCGCTCGCCGCGTTGAACGACCCGCGCGCACGCGCAGAAGCGATTGCGGAGCGTGCGCTGCTCGGCACCCTCGAGGCGGGCTGCGCCGCCCCGATCGGGGCGACTGCGGCGATCACCGACGACACGCTGACGCTCTCGGCAACTGTCTACAGGCTCGACGGCAGCGAGCAGCTCACCGCGACTGCAAGTGCCCCGTGGGAGCCGGGAATGCGGGATGACGAAGCCCCAACCGAAGTCGGTCGACGTGTGGCAAGGGAGCTCCTCGACCGAGGGGCCGAGCGGCTTGCGCCGCTGGGCGGCACAAGATGA